GTAATGTAACTTTTGTAACTAAAAAAACAACCCAAAAAAATGAAAAGTTACTTACAGGCTGTAGGGTTGTAACTTTTGTAACCGAAAAATGAAGTTTTATTCAGCATATAAAAATTTGTTACAATTTCTGTCCTTTCGTAAACGAGACCACTAAATTACCTTTGATAAAAATTAATGATAAACAAAAATAAATGGGATCACGTACCGAAATAGCAAAAACTAATTGACAAAAAATAGATTGATTTTAACAAGCTTGTTCACACAAATGAAATACTTTAAAATATTGAAAATATAAAGAAAACAATAACAGTAAAATATTTTAACTCAATGAAAGAAGAGCGCCTGAAACTTTATATTGATAATCCATACACTGGTAAAAAATATTACCTATATTTTTATGACTTACAACCGGAAATTATTAATACAAAACTTAGACAGTTAAAAAATTCCCATATAAAAATAATTACTGCTTGTTATGAGATATTGGACAAAAAAACGGGCAGTATTATTGAATCATACAAACTAACAGTAAAGTTATTAAATAAAATTATAAATTTAAATTACAACGAAAGATGGAAACCTATAAAATGTTAATCCTTTCAGCATCTCCAAACAGTTATAGTATAAAACGACTAGTTGAAGAAGCTAAGAAAAAAAAACATGAAGTTGATGTGTACTCACCAACTGATTTTTTTGCTTACATAAGCCCCATAAAATCGGGACATGACCGAATGTATTTAAAAAGCCCAGAGAATGAAATAAAGCGTGTACTTATAAAAGATTATGATGTTATCATTCCCAGATTTGCAGGGGGTGCATTTGAATACGGTTGTTCAATGATCGAACACTTTAATGAAAATATGGGAATACCTACAACCAGTAAAGCGTCTGGTTTGCGAATTGCATCTAATAAACTGGCGACTCATCAACGGTTAAGTAATTGTAAGGTAAGAACTCTAAAAAGCATTTATGCAAATCAACCTAATGATTTTAAATTTATCATTGAACTTTTGGATGGGTTACCAGTAGTTGTTAAAACATTAACTGGTAGTCAGGGTGCTGGAGTTTTTATATTAAATGATGAACTTTCTGCTAGTACAACACTAGGCGCTTTATCAAAACTCAAAATAAACTTAATACTTCAAAAGTATATCAATTCAGGGGATCCTAAAACTGATTTACGCATATATGTAGTTGATAAAAAAATTGCAGGTGCATACAAAAGATTCGCCTTAGATAGTGATTTTCGCAGTAATTACAGCATAAGCAAAACTGGTGAACAGGTTGAATTAACAAGCGAAGAAAAGCAAATGGCTATTGATGCGGCCGATGCAGTTGGTTTGCCTGGTGTATGTGCTGTTGATATAATAAGAGATTTTGATAATGACAATAAACCTTACATAGTAGAATGCAATGGAAACGGAAACCTTCACGGAATTGAGAAAGTAACAAATAAAAATATTGCAAAAGAGATTATTGAATATGCTGAAAGAATAGCAGAAAAGAAACCTGATAACTCTAGTACAGAAAAAAATTCGGTTAATATTAATAATGAAAGAATTTCTGATGAAGAATATTGTAGAACTCATACTATGGCAGAAAATGTTCAATATTTAAGAACTACAAGAAAAATTAATAATGGATTTTAGATATACACATAGATATTTATAATTTATCAATCCTTTTATTTATTAAGGTTGTCATTATCTGGCAACCTTTTTTATTTTTTAATATCTGCATATATGGTAATTTTTAAAAAATGTCCGGACAAACCACATACAGGGCGGTGCTGGGTTAAAAGACACAAAAATGGGAATTTTTTCAGAAAATAAATTAAACTTTCCTTTAAAATCAACTATTCTAAGTTTTTTACGTGGGAATTACTACTGGAATTTTGTCTGTACATGATATTTTATCTTTTTTAATAATAAAAAGTTAATTAAATTTAAAATAATTATTTTTGTAAAACAAAATTTCCCCAGGTATGACAGATGTTATTTCTGCATGAATAAAAAACCTGCAGTATTGCGGGTTTTTTATTTTTATATATCATTCCATTTTATCATTTCGCTTTGCTTAACCTTATCAGATACCTTTGAATAAATTTGTGTTGATTTTAAACTTGTATGTCCGAGCAATTCTTTTATTATCTCAATTTTAAAACCCAGCTCAATACAAATAGTAGCAAAAGTATGTCTTGCCCAGTGGAATGATACAGGCTTGTTTATTCCTGCAATTTTAGCAATAGTTTTTAAATATAAGTTTGTAGGTTGATCTACTAAAACTCTGAAAATTTTTTGTTCGGCAAAACCGCTGCCAATAAAACCAAATGCTTTATCATTTATGGGTATGCTTACAAAGTCTGATGTTTTCTTCATGCGAATTTTAATAATGTTTTCCTGTATGTCTTTAAATTTTAAATTTCTCACATCAGAATATCTGAGGCCGGTATAACAAGCAAAGAGAAAATATGTAAGTACGTTTTGATATTTCCGTTCCAATGAGTTTTTATTATATAATTCATGTAGTTTATTAACTTCATGAATAGTTAAGGCCTTTTGCTTTTTATCGGTATGTTTAGGTTTCTTCCAGTGGTATTGCCTGAAGGGATATTTTTCAATTTCAGCAACACCTTTCTCAATAGCTTTATTATATACTGATCGTACAAACCGGAATGATTTATCAATAGTAGAATTATCATTATGTAGTTTATCTATCATATAATTTTCATACGCTGCTAGAAAATTAATATTAATATCTTCAAACATGAGTGTAGCGCTAAACTTTTTTAATTTTGATATTTGAGTATTGTATGTCTGAAGCGTACCCGTTGCAAGTTTATTTTTTAAGTTACTTGCAATTTCATTTTCTATAAAGTCATAAAATGAATTGCTGTTTATCCTGGTATAATCGAAAAGTCTTTCAAACTCTGTAACTGATAAGAATTTTCTTTTAATGAAATAATCTGCAATGATAGTTTTTGCAGCAAGTTCAATGCTTTCCAGTTGTATATTTATATTATAAGAATCAGGGCAGCTATTAAAAACTCTTTGTTTTTTTTCATTCCACATAGCCGGATCATTGATATCAATATAACAAGATTTATAAATCTTGCTGATTCGGCTTACAGTGAAATAATAATAGATTGTAAACGTACCATTTCTTTTACTTCTATTGGTACGTAAGGAAAAACGAAATATTGGTTTCTTCATTTGTCTTTGTTTTTTTGGTCGAACGTTGGTCGAACAAAAAAGTCAAAAACATTGAATTTACAGGTCAAAACTTTGAACGCCAAAACTTCAAAGTGTTTGAGAATGTAACATATAGAAATTTTCATTCTATATGTTACACGCTCCCTGAGGTCTCTTCCGGATTCGAACCGGAGTATACGGTTTTGCAGACCGGCGCCTAGCCACTCGGCCAAGAGACCTTTTTGTTTTTGCAGTGGCAAAGATAATAAAAATATTTTTATGACAAATTGATGATGTATAACCATTGTAAAAAATGATTAAAGGTTTAGGGTTAGGGCGGCTGGTTTAGGTTATGGTAAAAGGTTAAAAGAAAAATTTTCAAAAAACAAAAGACTAATAACTTAACCAGTAGCCATCAACCAAAAACAGATGACTATGTCAATGATTGAATCTATTAATCCAAATCCAATAAAATTTCATTTTGCTTTTCGCTGTAAAGTATATTGAACTTTTTTAACCTTGCCGCCAAGCGGAGGATTTAGTTTTGCTACTGTTACTTCAGCGCTATCCATTTCAGGGAAATTTTTAAACAAGGCATCAATGATTCTTCTTGTTACATGCTCAATAAGTTTTGAATTTATTTCCATTTCTGCCTTAATAATATTATATACTTTCTGATAATCCACGGTTTTGGAAATATCATCAGAAATTTCGGCAGCATCAGAGTTGGAAGAAAATTTTACCTTCACAATGAATTTATTTCCTGTTTTCTGTTCTTCTTCATGGCAACCATGATAAGCAAAAAACTGCATTCCGTTCAAAGTAATTGATCCCATAAATCTTATTTTTTCAGTATACAAAAATAAAGATATTCACTGAACTTTTTCAGATATGATGAAATCATCTTACTTTTGTAGCTTATCTTATATTTTTTATGGAAACAAAATCGGAAAAATCGCTCAACTTTATTCATGAGATTATTGAAGAGGATTTAAAAAACGGGAAGAACGAAAGTCGCGTACACACACGTTTTCCGCCCGAACCTAATGGTTATCTTCACATCGGTCATGCAAAATCAATATGTCTGAATTTCGAGACAGCAATAAAATATAATGGCTTATGTAATCTTCGTTTTGATGATACCAATCCTGTAAAAGAAGATACAGAATATGTTGATTCAATCAAGGAAGATATCCACTGGCTTGGATTTAGCTGGGGCGACCGGGAATATTATGCTTCGGATTATTTTGAACAATTGTATGAATATGCTGTACTTTTAATTAAAAAAGGAAAAGCATATGTTGACGATTCAAGTGCTGAAGAAATAAGCAAATGTCGTGGTACAATTACAAAACCCGGGGTAGAAAGTCCATACAGGAATCGTACTATTGAAGAAAATCTTGAATTGTTTACTAAAATGCGTACCGGCGAATTTCCCGATGGCTCTAAGGTTTTACGTGCAAAGATTGATATGGCTCATACCAACATGATGATGCGTGACCCCTTGCTATATCGTATCATTCACACCGACCATCATCGTACAGGAGATAAATGGTGCATTTACCCGATGTACGATTTTGCCCACGGACAGTGCGATTCTATTGAGCGCATTACGCATTCCATTTGTACTTTAGAGTTTGAGATACATCGCCCGCTTTACGATTGGTTTATTAAAGAGATTGGAATATTTGCTCCTCAGCAAATTGAATTTGCACGACTGAATTTGAATTACACGGTAATGAGCAAACGCAAATTATTGGAACTGGTACAAAACGGATTGGTGAAAGGTTGGGACGACCCGCGTATGCCCACTATTTGCGGTATGCGTCGTAAAGGATATACTCCGGAAGCTATTCGTAATTTTGCTGAAACCATTGGTGTGGCTCGTCGCGATAATGTTATTGATATTGCATTGCTTGAGCATTGCCTGCGCGAAGACCTTAATAAAAGAGCTGTTCGAAGAATGGCAGTAATAAATCCGGTGAAGTTAATTGTAGATAATTACCCTGAAGATTTAACAGAAAGTTTGGAAGGGCTTAACAATCCTGAGAAACCTGAAGAAGGAAACAGGAAAATACCTTTCTCAAAAGAATTATATATCGAGCGTGATGACTTTATGGAAGTTCCGCAGAATAAGTTTTTCCGTATGTTCCCGGGGAATGAAGTCCGCCTGAAATATGCCTACATCGTAAAATGCACACATGTTGTGAAAGACGAAACTGGTGAGATAAAAGAAATTCATTGCACTTATGATTCGGAAACATTAAGTGGAAGATCGCAAAGCAATCGTAAAGTAAAAGCTGCAATTCACTGGGTTTCGGCTAAACATGCAGTAGAGGCAGAAGCACGTTTGTACGACAGGCTGTTCAATAAAGAAAACCCGGATGAAGTGGAAGAAAGTCACGACTGGAAAGAAAACCTGAACCCCGATTCATTGAAAGTTGTAAAATGTTTTGCTGAACCCAATTTTGAAAACGCTGAAAAACTTGCCAAATACCAGTTTGAGCGTATCGGGTATTTTTGTGTGGATTATGATTCAATAAAAGAAAAACTTGTTTTCAATCGTACGGCATCATTAAAAGATAGCTGGACAAAAACAGCGAAAGCATAAAAAAGATAATAATGCGGCGGCCTTTAGGCCGCCGCATATAATAAGAAAAACAATTTTCAGTTGCCACGACCTTTAGGTCGTGGATTAAAAAATAAAATATGATGGGCTTTTAGCCCAAATTCAAAATGAATTTATTTTCATTATGAAAAATTTGTCGGTTGTAATAATAACTTTTAATGAAGAACGTAACATTGCCCGTTGCCTTAATTCTGTAAAGGAAATAGCCGACGATATTGTTATTGTTGATTCGGGAAGCACCGACAAAACAGAAGAAATTTGCAAAACATTCAATGTAAATTTTATTAAACAATCCTGGCTAGGATATTCCGAACAAAAGAATTTTGCAAACCAGCAAGCCCTCTATGACTGGATATTTTCGCTCGATGCTGACGAAGAACTTTCATCTGAATTAATTCAATCAATAAAAGAAGCGAAACAGCAAGACAAAGAAATTTATTATAAAATAAATCGCTTAACGAATTATTGCGGAAAGTGGATAAAGTACGGTGGTTGGTATCCCGATATCAAACTCAGGATTTTCAACCGAACCAATTCGAAATGGATTGGTACTATTCATGAAACATTGATCAATGAAAAAAATATTCCGGAAGTTTTATTAAAAGGGAATTGTAATCACTACACATACTACAATAAAGAAGAACACATTGCACAGGCCCGTAAATTCTCCGATTTAGCTGCTCAGGATCTATTTGGAAAAGGAAAAAAAGTTTTTCCTCTAAATTTTATTTTCAGTCCTATAATAAAATTCATCCGCAATTATTTTTTACTTGCCGGATTTTTAGATGGCGCATATGGTTTCCGTATTGCCTGTATTTCGGCAAAAGCGGCATATTGGAAATATGCGAAACTAAAACAATTATCATGTTATAAAAGATAATATTCTTGTAAAAAGAATTTTTATCTCTCAAATTCAATACATTTTTCTCCCTGGTGTGATGTTTTATTGGTAACTAAAATTTTATAGTTTTCATCATAAATTTTCCAATCATCAGGTTTTGTATTTATAAGATACTTTTCAAATGTTGAGTCAGGTAAAGCTATAGGAATCCATTGCCCATTTTCCAGGTAAGAGAATTCAATGTCGTCAACATATAATTCTCCTTTGCCGATGAACATACATCCAAAACAAATTGCAGCAGCATCTTTATCAATTGTACCCGTAATTTCGCAATATTTCCAGTCTTTTGATTTAATAGGACGATTATCCATGTTATCAAAAAATCCCACAGAATTGTCAGTTTTATCAACTCTTGCCCAAAGCTGACCTTGACCATTTGTTGTTTTCTCTCCAATTTTTATATATGCTGAAAATTTAAATTGTTTTTCGGCATATTGTTTAGCATCTATTTTAAACATTAAATTTCCGAAATCGGCAATAGCATTTTTATTTTTATTTATATCATAGTTAGGTATCGCTCTATGGGTTTCCCGAATAAATATTATTCCATCATAAATAGTAGCAAGTGGATTTTTTATATAATATTTTTCAGCATCTTTTACAGAGAATAATGCGCCAATACAAATAGATGGAATGCTATCATAAATGAATTTTTTCATATCTTGATTTTTTTCAGCATCAGCAAAATCGAAAATAAATATTTTATTTTTAGATTTTGAAAAAGTGAAACCTGTCGAATTTTGTTGAAGTGTGTAATTAAATTCTACTAATCCTTTACCTTCTTCAATTGCCTGGAATGAACCAGTGTAAAAATCAAAACCTAATGCATAATAATTATCTTTAAAATATTTTTTTAAATAATCGCCCATCATAATTCCATTATCAGCACCAAGATCATTTTCGGCAATATGCCCGTTGTGAGCCCATAATACAAACTTGCTCGAATTGCCTTCAAGATTTAAAAGCCACTTTACATTTTCGCTCATACAACTATCTCTTAGTTCACTAATAACGGTATCATTCGGGGCCGACATCATTTTGAAAAATTGTGAAACGACAACTAAATTTTGTCGTTCAATATTATATTCTCGAGGTGATGAGGTAGCAATATAACTTTCTTTTTTTTCATTAATATGAGATAAAATATTCTCAATTTTATTAAAATATTCTTTTGCTTCTTTTTGCTCTGGGTACTGTAATGATTGTATTTTGATCACATCTGGATTAATATTATTTGCATAAGTTGAATCAACCTCATGCAAATATTTATAAAATTCAGAAATGGCTACTGTTGGTACTTGCATATCAAAACCATAAAAACGAACTTTATCTTTATCTTCCTTGTCTTTATTATAATTACGCATCCATTGAATCATTGCCATTACTTCTTTGGTGTTCCATGTCCAGAAATATAATCCATCGAGTGCTTTTTGGGGGTCGCCTTTTCCGTACATTACATAATCATTTACAGCATAGGCTTCAGTAAGATTTGCTTCAATTGCAAAATAAAGGAACCCCATTTCTTTAACAAGAAATTCAAGCATGCGATGCTTCATTTGAAAAATTTCTTTTGTACCATGAGTGGCTTCACCAAGAGCCACAATACGTTTATCCTTCAGAATATTTTTTAATGGCATTAAATCATTGAATCCACTCTCTGCTTTTACGGTTTTAACTTTAATGGAATTCTCATCAATCCATTTTATTACATTTTCATTTTGACTTGTAACAATCAAAGGAGAAGAAAATAATAATGTGAACAAAAAAAATAATTTGTATAACAAGTTTTTTAGTTTAGAGTTTTTCATAAAAATAAAATTTATAGCTGCATATAAGAAATCTCATGGATACTGTTATGATATAAATTAATGAGAGGTTTTCTTTTTCATTCCTATGTCGAAACATTCTGAATGCTCAGTGTTTCTAAGAAAAATAATTGCATCATATTTACCTGTGATTTTTGTATAATTGAATTGTTTTTGATTTACTGTTGCCCAAAGCTGGCGAAACAACATTTCATTACCTAACCAATTTGACGAAGAATCACAAATATTTTTTTTCCGGATATCAATGATATAATCCGGATATTTACATTGTTTAAAATAATCTTCAAAGGAACCTTTGGGTGATGATTGTAAATTATTAATGGATAAAACGGAATCGTTATATGCGGTGAAAGAACCGCTATCAGTAGCAAAACCAATAGAAGCATATTTATTTCCATAATCCCTGAATAATAATTTGCCGGTTGAAAGCCAATCGTTTTCTTTACCTACAAATGAATTGTTTGCCCATATAATAACTTTTGAATCGGGATTTTGTTTCATTATCCAATTAATATTATCTGTCCGGAATAGATAATAATAATTGTATGAACTTAATGATTGAGTAATATTTTGCTTTAGAATCACAATCATTTGTTTTAGCCATTCGTACTGTGTAAGTGATATTGTTTTTAAATAGTTTGCCTTATTTTTATCAAAGTGAGCTGATATTTGCTGAAGCGAAGGTTCTATCTTCTTTAATGATTTTAATGATAATTTTCCGTCGATATATGAATTTTGTATAATATGTAAATGAATTTTTTCTTTCAAAAGGGCATATTGTTTTTCACTTTTCAGGATTTTTTCTAAAAATGATTTATCATTTGCTGTTGCAAAATCTTTTAGCATTTTCAGAGCTTTATTATTGTATGATGCAGTTATTCCATAAAATGTAATTTTTTCAGTTCGGTTATGGTTATAATTTTTCAGCCATTGCAAAATATTTTGTGTTTCTTTACTATTATAAATCCAGGAATGCAGCGAATCCAATACCGGTAATGTTGTTTCCTTATCGTTGAGTATATAATCGTTTAATATAGAAACTTCGGGCATTCCGGCATCAATACAAATAATATTGAATTTATTTTCAGAAATCAGGTATTCCGAGATACGCTGTTTCATTAATAATTTATCACTGCTGCCATATGAAAAACCTCCAAGGGCGACAATTTGAGCATTACCAATAATATCATTTATTTTTTTCAAATCATTAAATCCGTTTCCTGCTTCAATTGTTTTAATGGGAATACAATTATTATTCAGCCATTCAACTTCTTTAGGTTCAGGATTTTTTATAACAGGGGCAACGTCATTAATTTTTTCACCATCAATTTTAATTTCAAATTTATCAAACCATACCGTTCCTGTTCCATTTAATAATCCTCCAAATGTGAGAGAATTTGCAGCTGTATCAATGGGCAACGATATTGTATATTTTTTCCAATCGGTTGTTCCTTTTCCTCCCTGCGAATAAGTATTACCATATTTTATAGCATTGTTATGAGGTTTGCTGTCCCATTCTGAACACCATAGCATGGCGCTTCCTTTTAGAATACTGTCTGTTTTTATATATGCTGATATTTGTATGGAATCTTTATCTATAAAATACTCCGATGGTATTGAATTAATAATATTTCCAAAGCCACGATTTTTAGTTTTTTCTTCAGCGCATTTGATCATCACACTATTTTTCCCGGAATATTTAATTAATGAGTCGATTGTAATAAAATAATTTTTTTCATCTTTTTTACTTCCTTGTGCAGCCCCCCATATTTCAGGAAGATTTGTATTTAGCGATTTAACTTCAAAATCAAGATTAAGAAAAATATTTTCTCCTTTACTGTAAACAATTTTTGGTTGCTTAAAAGGAAATTTATAATCAATAAAATACGAATTGTTTTCTTGTTTTATTATTTGTTTTGGTGAAACACTTGAAGTAACAGTTGAATCAGGTTTGTTAAAAAATGCTACAGATAAAGGTGAAGGAATTTTTTGTTCGATATTTTTGTTTGGGCAAGTTGAAATAATTTCAGGAAAATTATATCGCTCCATCTGTCTTGCAATAACCACATTGCTATTTGTAATGAACGAATTCCATAATATAAAAAGAATTACCAAAACAGATAATGAAGAAAAAATCCATGTAAAAAATCCTTTATTAAACCAATTTGAAGAAACATAATTTTTTTCGTATGCAAGTTTTTCTATAAATCTTTTTTCGGAGCCGGATAATTTTTCTTTTGTTTCGCTTTCTGAAAAAACAAATCCTGCCTGCATTTCAAACATCTTCTGCGTTTCTTTCCCGTTGCTGGTATCAAGCAAATGTAATCGCAGAAGTCTGTTGAAATGAGCTGCTGTAATATGTTGCTTTGAGTTATACATTTTGTTTTATATTTTTCATCAACCCTTCATTCATTTTTTCTGTAAGCTTTACTTTTAAACGCTGATGATAAACCTTCAATTGTTCTTCAGGTTTAGCCACATACTTTGCTATTTCTGAATAGGGCATATCCTGCGCTCGTAATAATAACAGCATTCGCTCCCAGTCATCCAATTTTTCAAGTTCCTGTTGTAATAAGGTCATTTTAAAATTGGAATTCTTTTCTTCTTTTGATTCATTCTTATCAAATATTCCCAGGTTTTCCAGGTCATCGTTATAAGTAACATCAAGGAATTCTTTTCTTTTCTCTTTGTCGCGATGATTGTTTTTCAGGAAGTTCATAAATAATGTAAATACGAACGAAGCGAATTTTTCTTCTGAAACAAAATGGTATTTTCCAATACGGTCAACTGTTTTAAAAAGTGTCTGATAAACCAGGTCAGTAGCCGTATCCTCATCAAGCTTCCATGTTTTTATAGCATAATTATTCAGCTTACGTCCATAACGCAGATAAAGAATTTCAATACTTTTCTTTTCTTTCTTTTTTAGAATTTCGTATGTAGGAATTTCATCCTGCTTCATAAACAATCAGCGTTCATGAGTATAAACACAAACAGGTAACAAAATAATAAAAATATTTGAAGAAATAGAAAAAATTACTTTTCTATTATTTCCATAAAGTAACGGAATCCAAGGTCAGTTGCGGATTTTGTATAATGCCCTCTTGATTTTGTTCTTACATCTGCTCCGGGACTTTTCCAACCACCACCGCATGAAATACCTTTTTCCTGTACCATTTCGGCAACATTTCCGCAAACATTATAAAGTCCGTAAGAGTTAGGAAAATATGAGCTTACAGGTGCAGTTAAATCGGCGGCATCCAATAAACTTCCTATACCATTATGTCCGCAATCAAAATCTATCTGATATGATTTTGAAAGCGAATCATATTTTACGCATTCATCGCCAATCCTTCTGAAATTGCACATAAAATGACCATTCTGATATAAATAGGGACCCCATGGATATGCTGAAAAATCAAAGCTTCCGGTTGCCGCTTTTTCCCATTCCTTTTCGGTAGGAAGACGGAATAATACTTTTTTGAATTTACGTTTTGGATTGGAATTATATTTATCGGTAAGCCATTTGCAAAATAGATTTGCCGCGTCGTATGAGATGTTTACAACCGGATAATTTTGATAAGCAGGATGGCGAAAATAATATTCAACCATTGGTTCATTGTATTCTAATTTATCTCGCCAATTCAATGAATCAATTTGAATGTTTTTTAATAAATCCTTTTTATTTTCATTAACAATATCTTTTCCAAAATATCGATATAAAAGATTTGATACCTCAAATTTTCCTGCATACAGCGAATCAGTAATTTTTGCAACAGATTTGTCGATGGTTTTAATACTAAAAACAGGTTCTTTAATTTTCTTTTTATCCTTTGAGACGAAGGACATGAGGAGGAAGGGTAGAATGAAAACTGAAATTAAAATTTGCTTTTTCATTTTTTTATTTTTTGGTTGGATTTTATTTTTCAATTATTTCCCTGATTACGGCCGATGCAATGAAACAACCGAAAACTACAGGCATATACGAAATGGTGCCTACAATTGATTTTTTATTTTTTTCGTTTTCAGTAATTTCAATTGCATTATCATTCACTTCTTCGGGTGAGAATACAACATTAAACCCTGAATAAATCCCGAGTTTATGAATTTTCTTTCGCAGGTAATAACCCAATTTGCAATTGTATGATTCGGAAATATCAGCGATCTGAACTTTTGATGGATCGAATTTTCCACCAGAACCTAGTGAACTGATTAATTTAAGTTTCATTTGCATGCAGTGATATATCAAATAAATTTTTGGCGAAAGTGTATCAATAGCATCAACAACATAGTCGTATTTAGCCATTGTTAACACATCGGTAATTTTTTCGTCTTTGATATATTTATTTACAATGGTGATTTTTAATTTAGGATTGATATCGAGGAGGCGTTGTTGTAAAACCTCTGTTTTAAGCATCCCTTCTGTGCTTACGAGTGCGGGTATTTGCCGGTTTCGGTTGCTGCTGTGAATGGTATCGGAATCAACTAAGGTCATTTTACCTATCCCTGCGCGGCAGAGCATTTCAGCTGCTGCTGCACCTACTCCGCCAATTCCGCAAATAAGGATATGCGTTTTTTTCAACCTGGCGAGATTTTTTTCCCCTACAAGCAATTCTGTTCGTATCAGCCAATCATTT
This sequence is a window from Bacteroidales bacterium. Protein-coding genes within it:
- a CDS encoding RimK family alpha-L-glutamate ligase, coding for METYKMLILSASPNSYSIKRLVEEAKKKKHEVDVYSPTDFFAYISPIKSGHDRMYLKSPENEIKRVLIKDYDVIIPRFAGGAFEYGCSMIEHFNENMGIPTTSKASGLRIASNKLATHQRLSNCKVRTLKSIYANQPNDFKFIIELLDGLPVVVKTLTGSQGAGVFILNDELSASTTLGALSKLKINLILQKYINSGDPKTDLRIYVVDKKIAGAYKRFALDSDFRSNYSISKTGEQVELTSEEKQMAIDAADAVGLPGVCAVDIIRDFDNDNKPYIVECNGNGNLHGIEKVTNKNIAKEIIEYAERIAEKKPDNSSTEKNSVNINNERISDEEYCRTHTMAENVQYLRTTRKINNGF
- a CDS encoding glutamine--tRNA ligase/YqeY domain fusion protein produces the protein METKSEKSLNFIHEIIEEDLKNGKNESRVHTRFPPEPNGYLHIGHAKSICLNFETAIKYNGLCNLRFDDTNPVKEDTEYVDSIKEDIHWLGFSWGDREYYASDYFEQLYEYAVLLIKKGKAYVDDSSAEEISKCRGTITKPGVESPYRNRTIEENLELFTKMRTGEFPDGSKVLRAKIDMAHTNMMMRDPLLYRIIHTDHHRTGDKWCIYPMYDFAHGQCDSIERITHSICTLEFEIHRPLYDWFIKEIGIFAPQQIEFARLNLNYTVMSKRKLLELVQNGLVKGWDDPRMPTICGMRRKGYTPEAIRNFAETIGVARRDNVIDIALLEHCLREDLNKRAVRRMAVINPVKLIVDNYPEDLTESLEGLNNPEKPEEGNRKIPFSKELYIERDDFMEVPQNKFFRMFPGNEVRLKYAYIVKCTHVVKDETGEIKEIHCTYDSETLSGRSQSNRKVKAAIHWVSAKHAVEAEARLYDRLFNKENPDEVEESHDWKENLNPDSLKVVKCFAEPNFENAEKLAKYQFERIGYFCVDYDSIKEKLVFNRTASLKDSWTKTAKA
- a CDS encoding site-specific integrase — protein: MKKPIFRFSLRTNRSKRNGTFTIYYYFTVSRISKIYKSCYIDINDPAMWNEKKQRVFNSCPDSYNINIQLESIELAAKTIIADYFIKRKFLSVTEFERLFDYTRINSNSFYDFIENEIASNLKNKLATGTLQTYNTQISKLKKFSATLMFEDININFLAAYENYMIDKLHNDNSTIDKSFRFVRSVYNKAIEKGVAEIEKYPFRQYHWKKPKHTDKKQKALTIHEVNKLHELYNKNSLERKYQNVLTYFLFACYTGLRYSDVRNLKFKDIQENIIKIRMKKTSDFVSIPINDKAFGFIGSGFAEQKIFRVLVDQPTNLYLKTIAKIAGINKPVSFHWARHTFATICIELGFKIEIIKELLGHTSLKSTQIYSKVSDKVKQSEMIKWNDI
- a CDS encoding glycosyltransferase family 2 protein, which encodes MKNLSVVIITFNEERNIARCLNSVKEIADDIVIVDSGSTDKTEEICKTFNVNFIKQSWLGYSEQKNFANQQALYDWIFSLDADEELSSELIQSIKEAKQQDKEIYYKINRLTNYCGKWIKYGGWYPDIKLRIFNRTNSKWIGTIHETLINEKNIPEVLLKGNCNHYTYYNKEEHIAQARKFSDLAAQDLFGKGKKVFPLNFIFSPIIKFIRNYFLLAGFLDGAYGFRIACISAKAAYWKYAKLKQLSCYKR
- the folB gene encoding dihydroneopterin aldolase, translating into MGSITLNGMQFFAYHGCHEEEQKTGNKFIVKVKFSSNSDAAEISDDISKTVDYQKVYNIIKAEMEINSKLIEHVTRRIIDALFKNFPEMDSAEVTVAKLNPPLGGKVKKVQYTLQRKAK
- a CDS encoding erythromycin esterase family protein, which gives rise to MFTLLFSSPLIVTSQNENVIKWIDENSIKVKTVKAESGFNDLMPLKNILKDKRIVALGEATHGTKEIFQMKHRMLEFLVKEMGFLYFAIEANLTEAYAVNDYVMYGKGDPQKALDGLYFWTWNTKEVMAMIQWMRNYNKDKEDKDKVRFYGFDMQVPTVAISEFYKYLHEVDSTYANNINPDVIKIQSLQYPEQKEAKEYFNKIENILSHINEKKESYIATSSPREYNIERQNLVVVSQFFKMMSAPNDTVISELRDSCMSENVKWLLNLEGNSSKFVLWAHNGHIAENDLGADNGIMMGDYLKKYFKDNYYALGFDFYTGSFQAIEEGKGLVEFNYTLQQNSTGFTFSKSKNKIFIFDFADAEKNQDMKKFIYDSIPSICIGALFSVKDAEKYYIKNPLATIYDGIIFIRETHRAIPNYDINKNKNAIADFGNLMFKIDAKQYAEKQFKFSAYIKIGEKTTNGQGQLWARVDKTDNSVGFFDNMDNRPIKSKDWKYCEITGTIDKDAAAICFGCMFIGKGELYVDDIEFSYLENGQWIPIALPDSTFEKYLINTKPDDWKIYDENYKILVTNKTSHQGEKCIEFER